From one Anopheles cruzii chromosome 3, idAnoCruzAS_RS32_06, whole genome shotgun sequence genomic stretch:
- the LOC128275780 gene encoding uncharacterized protein LOC128275780 isoform X3 translates to MAYNSDELCAPSWLDDDFFLKVMREFENDATVRLTAECPLRPGTKAGDHFASVMYRTKAQYRAANGEQKSIDLIVKLKPTVDGLKKELLDDDDFFGREIRMYSDVLPRMGQLLAGIGEDYKYPRLIYSSRKPHTILVLKDISSEGWVTQGLVPTFEELKPTVRNIAKFHVASMALAQSDPTFAVLNKCTVLDTFRTMKPMTDACFASFIRFVSDTLNLPEFVGPLERFHLQLYYHLKAAYATSSVCANVLIHGDFHFKNLLHLRCADKISDTMFVDYQMCGWASQVVDLVYLTYMIPEQSVKDNHRDEIVYCYHQTFGSILRQLQMGDHVPRLIDLQAELLRVGALELFHYVVFSAFRYIDMSTVDPEAFFLGRIENPAFEMAEFRRTIAKELNRFRHQGVLE, encoded by the exons ATGGCGTACAATTCGGACGAACTTTGCGCTCCTTCCTGGTTGGACGATGATTTTTTTCTGAAAGTGATGAGAGAGTTCGAAAACGATGCCACGGTGCGCTTGACGGCCGAGTGTCCGCTACGGCCCGGTACGAAAGCTGGCGATCATTTCGCTAGCGTCATGTACCGAACGAAGGCACAATATCGGGCCGCAAACGGTGAGCAGAAATCAATTGACCTCATTGTGAAGTTAAAGCCGACGGTGGATGGGTTAAAGAAGGAGctgctggatgatgatgactttTTTGGAAGAGAAATCCGTATGTACAGTGACGTGCTTCCGCGAATGGGTCAGCTGTTGGCGGGCATCGGAGAGGACTACAAGTACCCCAG ATTGATCTATTCGTCTCGCAAGCCTCATACCATCCTTGTGCTGAAGGACATAAGCTCCGAAGGATGGGTTACGCAAGGGTTGGTGCCCACATTCGAGGAACTGAAGCCCACCGTGCGTAATATTGCGAAATTTCACGTCGCCTCGATGGCACTAGCACAAAGT GACCCAACGTTCGCGGTCCTGAACAAATGCACCGTACTGGACACATTTCGAACGATGAAACCCATGACGGATGCTTGTTTTGCGTCGTTCATTCGCTTCGTGAGCGACACTCTGAACCTACCCGAGTTTGTTGGACCACTGGAACGCTTTCATCTGCAGTTGTACTATCATCTGAAGGCGGCGTACGCGACATCGTCCGTCTGCGCGAACGTGCTCATCCATGGagatttccatttcaaaaaCCTACTCCATCTACGGTGTGCGGACAAAATTAGCGACACCATGTTCGTGGACTACCAGATGTGTGGCTGGGCCTCACAGGTGGTGGATCTGGTTTATCTCACCTATATGATACCGGAGCAGTCGGTTAAGGACAATCATCGCGATGAGATTGTGTACTGTTACCATCAGACTTTCGGTAGCATCCTGCGACAACTGCAAATGGGCGATCACGTTCCCAGACTGATCGATCTACAAGCGGAACTTTTGCGTGTGGGTGCGCTAG AACTCTTCCACTACGTTGTGTTCTCGGCGTTTCGCTACATCGATATGTCCACGGTTGATCCAGAAGCGTTTTTCTTGGGGCGCATCGAAAATCCCGCATTCGAGATGGCAGAATTTAGACGTACCATCGCAAAGGAGTTGAACCGATTCCGGCACCAAGGAGTCTTGGAGTAG
- the LOC128275780 gene encoding uncharacterized protein LOC128275780 isoform X1, protein MAYNSDELCAPSWLDDDFFLKVMREFENDATVRLTAECPLRPGTKAGDHFASVMYRTKAQYRAANGEQKSIDLIVKLKPTVDGLKKELLDDDDFFGREIRMYSDVLPRMGQLLAGIGEDYKYPRLIYSSRKPHTILVLKDISSEGWVTQGLVPTFEELKPTVRNIAKFHVASMALAQSVSHIAPLRGLVLNFANFEEYFCQDPTFAVLNKCTVLDTFRTMKPMTDACFASFIRFVSDTLNLPEFVGPLERFHLQLYYHLKAAYATSSVCANVLIHGDFHFKNLLHLRCADKISDTMFVDYQMCGWASQVVDLVYLTYMIPEQSVKDNHRDEIVYCYHQTFGSILRQLQMGDHVPRLIDLQAELLRVGALELFHYVVFSAFRYIDMSTVDPEAFFLGRIENPAFEMAEFRRTIAKELNRFRHQGVLE, encoded by the exons ATGGCGTACAATTCGGACGAACTTTGCGCTCCTTCCTGGTTGGACGATGATTTTTTTCTGAAAGTGATGAGAGAGTTCGAAAACGATGCCACGGTGCGCTTGACGGCCGAGTGTCCGCTACGGCCCGGTACGAAAGCTGGCGATCATTTCGCTAGCGTCATGTACCGAACGAAGGCACAATATCGGGCCGCAAACGGTGAGCAGAAATCAATTGACCTCATTGTGAAGTTAAAGCCGACGGTGGATGGGTTAAAGAAGGAGctgctggatgatgatgactttTTTGGAAGAGAAATCCGTATGTACAGTGACGTGCTTCCGCGAATGGGTCAGCTGTTGGCGGGCATCGGAGAGGACTACAAGTACCCCAG ATTGATCTATTCGTCTCGCAAGCCTCATACCATCCTTGTGCTGAAGGACATAAGCTCCGAAGGATGGGTTACGCAAGGGTTGGTGCCCACATTCGAGGAACTGAAGCCCACCGTGCGTAATATTGCGAAATTTCACGTCGCCTCGATGGCACTAGCACAAAGTGTAAGCCACATTGCACCGTTACGGGGGTTGGTCCTCAATTTTGCTAATTTTGAAGAATACTTTTGCCAGGACCCAACGTTCGCGGTCCTGAACAAATGCACCGTACTGGACACATTTCGAACGATGAAACCCATGACGGATGCTTGTTTTGCGTCGTTCATTCGCTTCGTGAGCGACACTCTGAACCTACCCGAGTTTGTTGGACCACTGGAACGCTTTCATCTGCAGTTGTACTATCATCTGAAGGCGGCGTACGCGACATCGTCCGTCTGCGCGAACGTGCTCATCCATGGagatttccatttcaaaaaCCTACTCCATCTACGGTGTGCGGACAAAATTAGCGACACCATGTTCGTGGACTACCAGATGTGTGGCTGGGCCTCACAGGTGGTGGATCTGGTTTATCTCACCTATATGATACCGGAGCAGTCGGTTAAGGACAATCATCGCGATGAGATTGTGTACTGTTACCATCAGACTTTCGGTAGCATCCTGCGACAACTGCAAATGGGCGATCACGTTCCCAGACTGATCGATCTACAAGCGGAACTTTTGCGTGTGGGTGCGCTAG AACTCTTCCACTACGTTGTGTTCTCGGCGTTTCGCTACATCGATATGTCCACGGTTGATCCAGAAGCGTTTTTCTTGGGGCGCATCGAAAATCCCGCATTCGAGATGGCAGAATTTAGACGTACCATCGCAAAGGAGTTGAACCGATTCCGGCACCAAGGAGTCTTGGAGTAG
- the LOC128275778 gene encoding LOW QUALITY PROTEIN: protein polybromo-1-like (The sequence of the model RefSeq protein was modified relative to this genomic sequence to represent the inferred CDS: substituted 2 bases at 2 genomic stop codons): protein MSKRRRTSSFQDEDSEEDVTPEQSPPAPSSSTRKKKKLDPMELCQQLYESIRNFKKEDGSTLCDTFIRAPKRRQEPSYYEVVANPIDLLRVQQKLKTDSYEDVDDLAADIELIVNNAKAFYRPDSSEFQDACHLLDVFNTNRKRIVDNQIEEGSLEIRPRKITRPRKSITAEDDGSDEGLDFDPYEELFATVMTATDPLDNHELYPMFQLLPSKKLYPGYYDIIDHPIDLKFIATKIQTSAYSNLNEMEKDLLQMTKNACTFNEPGSQIYKDAKMLKRIFMARKADIESGRYKRPASKRTRSTSSAMVAALKEEIESSDDELDDSMETEGDGPLWQLFDQLYNTANSNGKXKNHPNAVGAPLGESLWKLPNRRFHPEYYALIKKPISMAQVRNKLKKGLYAHVTDMTADLYLMLDNAKKANPPNHKIHKDALKMQKILNQKLIDSGADLEESDEDDEEEDDTDSSLPTASRKKGRITAGLSSSLGTPFIKSHKMQASGPLKRKLLSLHEFLVDFTFDNRQPMGLFMEKPSKKLYPDYYQVIQHPIDMTTIENNIKADRYATIDDIVGDYRLMFSNCRKYNEEGSMIYEDANILEKALNEKLKEFSGINKKPIVPAKMXVPKKTNPKYIKPIRKNNSTPLETKLKQMYDTIREYREPKQGRQLSFIFMKLPSKSEYPDYYDIIKSPIDIEKIEKKLRQQVYESVEDMTTDFMLMFENACKYNEPDSQIYKDALCLQQLLIQTKQSLRSDETVPNVQQAVQELLLSLFTSFYNYQDEEGRCYSDSLAELPEYDDADGNKIRAISLDLIKRRLDKGLYRRLDTFQEDIFSCLERARKLSRTDSQVFEDSIELQSYFIKKRDDLCHNGHTLESPALSYNAMHLSAAVESLRQAKLLQEEETDTDNDAVQPSQGESMTIDHKVFSPGDFVYIDLVENKIPGIMYIERLYTTADNVKMMDGLMLLRPFETFHVQTRKFMEQEVFKSDQRMQVPLFQALNKCFVMQVREYVKSKPEGFPEKDVFVCESRYSSKARSFKKLKTWNLTRSFDPVKLIPRETPLVVKRVMSVFKERVEKHKEELSELQLQEAIPEKDKPNVVIYMNGSEDGNVYYEQYNTVCGGVVKTGDYVYVATESGKQSISQITSIWETRDGKSLFRGPWLLTPPEVPGTIGRLFYRQEVLLSTIQETTSTVAIVGRCVVLDQNEYISRRPTEIAESDVFMCESIFDEFKKQIRKIVAPSGLRKFTHSQMVTTDEVYHFQRPINPPKDVKDEFGIIDDSIDGPSSIGSDTVLTASPLPSHSSPSTTTSKKASKPGKKLVTGYILYSCEHRKTICASNPEATFGEVSRIVGNEWRNLSDQVKTVWEQRAIKINEESAAKYAAEMGESSCPSPATVKTEGPIVQDITPNHVYECCWDKCDHQFEDPAECTEHCIGEGNGCVYKTFMAPTEQEFICIWRNCVRLRRNMPPFPHIVRLAKHVKEVHLTKSISKLVLSHERSKNYVPSKRQPTQLQTPQSSNNTSINIGSNTNNSAMITLQPMGCNIPSMGNSSINSNNIAQSAQNTLLSGNSQMQPMNSLQQHQQQSNSVVPSGSGTSQTNTSLPSSYFSYVSAQPAEPLFVTVPPRPQRVLHSEAYIKYIEGLQQKATYVTPWQKTFTATRESIPNTEVNRLPTQWLGKRAQDRPEAVVNALWQLRNFMMKEVIQFDRF from the exons ATGAGTAAACGACGCCGAACGAGTTCATTTCAAGATGAAGATAGCGAGGAAGATGTCACTCCGGAGCAAAGCCCCCCTGCCCCAAGTTCAAgcacaagaaagaaaaaaaaattagatccG ATGGAACTTTGCCAACAACTGTACGAATCAATTCGCAATTTTAAAAAGGAGGATGGCTCAACGCTGTGCGACACTTTCATAAGAGCTCCGAAGCGACGGCAAGAACCTTCATATTACGAAGTAGTTGCGAATCCGATTGATTTACTGCGTGTGCAACAGAAACTGAAGACAGATTCTTATGAAGATGTCGACGACTTGGCCGCGGATATCGAACTGATCGTTAACAATGCCAAAGCCTTCTACAGGCCAGATTCGTCAGAGTTTCAAGATGCATGCCATCTTTTGGATGTATTCAATACGAACAGAAAGCGGATTGTGGACAATCAGATAGAAGAGGGCAGTTTGGAAATTCGGCCACGAAAAATAACTCGTCCGCGTAAGTCCATCACAGCAGAAGATGATGGCTCGGACGAAGGACTAGATTTTGATCCCTATGAGGAGCTCTTTGCTACGGTTATGACAGCAACCGACCCACTTGATAATCACGAGCTGTATCCTATGTTTCAGCTATTACCGTCAAAGAAACTATATCCTGGGTATTACGATATAATTGATCATCCAATTGACTTAAAGTTTATTgcaacaaaaatccaaacgaGTGCATATTCGAACCTCAACGAAATGGAGAAAGATCTTTTACAAATGACAAAGAACGCCTGCACTTTCAACGAGCCTGGTTCGCAAATTTATAAGGATGCAAAAATGCTGAAAAGAATTTTTATGGCTCGAAAGGCAGACATTGAATCGGGGCGTTATAAAAGGCCTGCGTCGAAAAGAACACGGTCCACTTCAAGTGCCATGGTTGCAGCCTTGAAAGAAGAAATTGAAAGCTCCGATGATGAATTAGACGATTCGATGGAAACAGAAGGGGATGGTCCACTTTGGCAGCTGTTTGATCAGCTCTATAATACGGCCAATAGTAACGGTAAGTGAAAAAATC ATCCTAATGCTGTAGGTGCCCCATTGGGAGAATCATTATGGAAGCTGCCGAACAGGCGATTTCATCCGGAATATTACGCGCTGATAAAAAAACCAATCTCAATGGCACAAGTTCGGAACAAACTAAAAAAGGGTTTGTATGCCCACGTTACCGATATGACGGCGGATTTATACCTAATGCTGGACAATGCTAAGAAAGCAAATCCACCGAATCATAAAATTCATAAG GACGCtttgaaaatgcaaaaaatacTGAATCAAAAACTTATAGATTCAGGTGCTGATTTGGAGGAAAGTGACGAAGATGACGAGGAAGAAGATGATACTGATTCATCGCTTCCTACTGCGTCGCGCAAGAAAGGTCGTATAACCGCTGGTCTTAGTTCGTCTCTCGGTACGCCGTTTATTAAATCGCACAAAATGCAGGCGTCTGGGCCTTTGAAGAGAAAACTGCTTTCATTACATGAATTTCTTGTCGATTTCACCTTCGATAATCGCCAACCGATGGGACTATTCATGGAGAAACCATCAAAAAAGTTGTACCCTGATTATTATCAGGTAATACAGCATCCCATCGATATGACAACAATTGAGAATAACATTAAAGCTGACCGTTATGCTACTATTGACGATATTGTTGGCGATTACCGGCTAATGTTCTCTAATTGTCGCAAATATAACGAAGAGGGATCAATGATCTATGAAGATGCAAACATTTTAGAAAAGGCGTTGAACGAGAAGCTTAAAGAGTTCTCAGGCATAAATAAAAAGCCAATCGTTCCTGCAAAAATGTAAGTACCAAAAAAAACTAATCCCAAATA CATTAAACCGATACGCAAAAACAACTCAACGCCGTTAGAAACCAAACTGAAGCAAATGTATGACACAATCCGGGAATACAGAGAACCCAAACAAGGTCGTCAGTTATCATTTATATTCATGAAGCTGCCGTCCAAAAGT gAATACCCTGATTACTACGATATCATCAAAAGTCCTATTGATAtagaaaaaatagagaaaaaatTACGGCAGCAGGTTTACGAGAGCGTGGAAGACATGACAACCGATTTCATGCTCATGTTTGAGAACGCGTGCAAATATAATGAACCCGATTCTCAAATCTATAAAGATGCCCTGTGTTTGCAGCAGTTGCTCATACAAACGAAGCAATCGCTCCGTAGCGACGAAACAGTTCCAAATGTGCAACAGGCCGTTCAAGAGTTGCTATTGTCCTTGTTCACATCATTTTACAACTATCAAGATGAAGAAGGCAGATGTTATTCGGATTCTTTAGCGGAACTGCCGGAATATGATGATGCAGATGGCAATAA GATTCGAGCAATTTCGTTGGATCTTATAAAACGCCGATTAGATAAAGGTCTTTACAGAAGACTGGACACTTTCCAAGAGGATATTTTTAGTTGTCTTGAGCGTGCCCGCAAACTGAGTCGTACTGATTCGCAGGTTTTTGAGGATTCGATTGAATTACAAtcatattttatcaaaaaacgGGATGACCTATGCCATAATGGACACACTTTAGAATCCCCTGCTTTGAGTTACAATGCAATGCACCTAAGTGCCGCAGTCGAATCGCTACGGCAAGCAAAACTTttacaagaagaagaaactgaCACGGATAACGATGCAGTG cAACCCTCCCAAGGCGAAAGTATGACCATCGATCATAAAGTATTTTCGCCGGGAGACTTTGTGTACATCGATTTGGTCGAAAATAAAA TTCCCGGAATAATGTATATCGAACGTCTGTATACTACGGCTGACAACGTAAAAATGATGGATGGCCTCATGCTTCTAAGACCATTTGAAACGTTTCATGTTCAAACCAGGAAGTTTATGGAGCAAGAAGTTTTCAAAAGCGATCAACGGATGCAGGTCCCACTTTTCCAAGCTCTTAATAAATGTTTTGTAATGCAGGTGCGAGAGTACGTGAAGTCGAAACCCGAAGGGTTCCCGGAAAAAGATGTATTTGTGTGCGAATCTCGCTACAGCTCAAAGGCGCGGTCGTTTAAGAAACTGAAAACTTGGAATCTGACGAGGTCATTTGATCCTGTTAAGTTGATTCCCCGCGAAACACCTCTCGTTGTTAAGCGAGTTATGTCCGTATTTAAAGAGCGTGTTGAAAAACACAAGGAAGAGCTATCGGAACTACAGCTTCAGGAGGCGATCCCAGAGAAGGACAAGCCTAATGTTGTTATTTACATGAACGGTTCGGAGGATGGCAACGTATACTATGAACAGTACAACACTGTTTGTGGAGGTGTAGTTAAAACCGGCGATTATGTGTACGTCGCAACGGAGTCCGGAAAACAGTCGATTTCTCAAATCACATCCATCTGGGAAACCCGAGA TGGAAAATCGTTGTTTCGCGGACCGTGGCTTCTTACACCGCCGGAAGTTCCTGGTACCATAGGTCGTTTATTCTATCGACAGGAAGTGTTGCTTTCTACTATTCAGGAAACAACATCCACTGTGGCCATCGTTGGTAGATGTGTAGTTCTCGATCAGAACGAATATATAAGCC GGCGACCAACTGAAATTGCGGAATCGGATGTGTTCATGTGTGAATCgatttttgatgaattcaaAAAGCAGATAAGAAAAATAGTTGCTCCATCAGGATTGCGTAAGTTTACTCACAGTCAGATGGTAACGACGGACGAAGTTTACCATTTCCAACGCCCAATAAACCCTCCAAAG GACGTGAAGGACGAATTTGGCATCATCGATGATTCGATCGATGGCCCTTCGTCGATTGGTTCAGATACGGTGCTGACGGCATCGCCTCTTCCATCACATAGCAGTCCTTCAACGACAACTAGTAAAAAGGCTTCAAAACCGGGTAAAAAACTGGTCACTGGCTACATACTCTACTCGTGTGAACACCGGAAAACAATCTGCGCTAGCAATCCGGAAGCGACGTTTGGTGAGGTGTCGCGCATTGTCGGAAACGAGTGGCGTAATTTGAGTGACCAAGTGAAGACCGTATGGGAGCAGAGAGCTATCAAAATCAATGAAGAGAGTGCAGCAAAGTACGCGGCGGAAATGGGAGAATCAAGCTGCCCAAGCCCAGCCACCGTTAAGACGGAGGGCCCAATCGTACAGGACATCACGCCCAATCAT GTATACGAATGCTGCTGGGATAAATGCGACCATCAGTTTGAAGACCCAGCAGAATGCACTGAGCACTGTATCGGAGAAGGCAATGGATGCGTGTATAAAACGTTCATGGCCCCAACGGAGCAAGAATTTATCTGTATCTGGCGCAATTGTGTACGCCTTCGGCGTAACATGCCACCGTTTCCTCACATTGTTCGTCTAGCAAAGCATGTTAAAGAGGTACATTTGACGAAAAGTATCAGCAAATTGGTGCTATCTCATGAAAGGAGCAAAAATTATGTTCCTTCAAAGCGTCAACCAACGCAGTTGCAAACACCACAAAGCTCAAACAATACTTCGATCAACATCGGTAGCAACACTAATAACAGCGCAATGATAACATTGCAACCCATGGGTTGCAATATCCCAAGTATGGGCAATTCGTCGATAAACTCAAATAACATTGCACAGTCAGCACAGAATACTCTACTGTCTGGAAATTCACAAATGCAGCCGATGAATAGTTtacaacagcaccagcagcaatcAAACTCAGTGGTGCCTAGCGGATCTGGCACATCGCAGACGAATACCTCTCTTCCATCGTCCTACTTCAGTT ATGTATCTGCTCAACCGGCGGAGCCACTATTCGTAACTGTGCCTCCACGACCGCAACGTGTTTTGCATTCTGAAGCGTACATAAAATACATTGAGGGGCTCCAACAAAAGGCGACATATGTTACACCTTGGCAGAAAACATTCACTGCAACAAGAGAATCTATCCCTAACACAGAGGTCAATCGGTTGCCTACACAGTGGCTAGGCAAACGAGCGCAAGATCGCCCAGAGGCCGTGGTCAATGCTCTTTGGCAACTGCGAAATTTCATGATGAAGGAAGTTATTCAGTTTGATCGTTTTTAG
- the LOC128275784 gene encoding uncharacterized protein LOC128275784, with protein sequence MAYNHDELEAPAWLNDEFFLKVVRELDNDPTIELTGECVLRPGTKVGDHYASVMFRTTVSYRSKRSKEAKSINLIMKTKPDAEGLKKDLLEDNDLFAIEIRMYTKVLPEMARLLKEIGEEYKYPRFIYGTLQPHTILILEDISNQGWVMADVIKTFDDMKPIVKDIAMFHAASIVMEANDPNFAAENNVSMAEMFMGFDGMIQRGFGDLKELIRQNSADFAHFEKPLENFQKNLRDFYVALYKPSKTFQNVLIHGDFHSKNMLHQIDGEGRHTDTVLLDYQICSWTTPAIDLYYLLDMIPDQSVKDKYRHELIYLYYQQFSDLLKRMGFLGKIPTLLDLQIELLRCGGLELFHYAVFNSFWYMDPTTMDIEAFLKGEADNPALDNPEYKKLLHVELTRFLRQGIMSSA encoded by the exons ATGGCGTACAATCACGACGAGTTGGAGGCTCCGGCCTGGTTGAACGATGAGTTCTTCCTCAAAGTGGTTCGCGAACTAGACAACGATCCTACCATCGAGCTTACGGGGGAATGTGTCCTGCGTCCTGGTACGAAAGTTGGTGATCATTATGCTAGCGTTATGTTCCGTACGACAGTGAGCTACCGATCGAAGCGCAGTAAGGAGGCGAAGTCGATCAATCTGATCATGAAAACGAAGCCCGATGCGGAAGGTTTGAAGAAGGATCTACTAGAGGACAACGATTTGTTTGCGATCGAAATTCGAATGTACACGAAGGTGCTTCCCGAGATGGCGAGACTGTTGAAAGAGATTGGTGAGGAGTACAAGTACCCGAG GTTTATCTACGGTACTTTGCAGCCGCATACAATTCTTATACTGGAGGACATCAGCAACCAGGGCTGGGTAATGGCTGACGTTATAAAAACCTTCGACGACATGAAACCGATCGTAAAGGACATTGCCATGTTTCATGCGGCTTCGATCGTGATGGAAGCTAAT GATCCCAATTTTGCCGCGGAGAATAACGTTTCGATGGCCGAAATGTTTATGGGCTTTGACGGCATGATTCAGCGAGGGTTTGGTGATCTGAAGGAGTTGATTCGTCAGAACTCTGCCGATTTTGCTCACTTCGAGAAGCCGTTGGAGAACTTTCAGAAGAATCTTCGGGACTTTTATGTGGCCCTCTACAAACCTTCGAAAACGTTCCAGAACGTGCTGATTCACGGTGACTTTCACAGTAAAAATATGCTCCATCAAATCGATGGCGAGGGACGTCACACGGATACCGTTCTGCTCGACTATCAGATCTGCAGTTGGACGACACCGGCGATCGATCTGTACTATCTGCTCGACATGATACCAGATCAATCCGTGAAGGACAAGTATCGCCATGAGCTGATCTATCTGTACTATCAGCAGTTTAGTGATTTGCTTAAGCGAATGGGGTTTTTGGGTAAAATACCTACGCTACTGGACCTGCAGATTGAACTCTTACGGTGCGGAGGACTAG AGCTGTTTCACTACGCGGTCTTTAACTCGTTCTGGTACATGGACCCAACTACTATGGACATCGAAGCGTTCCTTAAGGGCGAAGCCGACAATCCTGCTTTAGATAATCCCGAGTACAAGAAGCTGTTGCACGTCGAACTAACCCGGTTCTTACGGCAAGGAATTATGAGCAGTGCTTGA
- the LOC128275780 gene encoding uncharacterized protein LOC128275780 isoform X2, which yields MAYNSDELCAPSWLDDDFFLKVMREFENDATVRLTAECPLRPGTKAGDHFASVMYRTKAQYRAANGEQKSIDLIVKLKPTVDGLKKELLDDDDFFGREIRMYSDVLPRMGQLLAGIGEDYKYPRLIYSSRKPHTILVLKDISSEGWVTQGLVPTFEELKPTVRNIAKFHVASMALAQSVSHIAPLRGLVLNFANFEEYFCQDPTFAVLNKCTVLDTFRTMKPMTDACFASFIRFVSDTLNLPEFVGPLERFHLQLYYHLKAAYATSSVCANVLIHGDFHFKNLLHLRCADKISDTMFVDYQMCGWASQVVDLVYLTYMIPEQSVKDNHRDEIVYCYHQTFGSILRQLQMGDHVPRLIDLQAELLRVELFHYVVFSAFRYIDMSTVDPEAFFLGRIENPAFEMAEFRRTIAKELNRFRHQGVLE from the exons ATGGCGTACAATTCGGACGAACTTTGCGCTCCTTCCTGGTTGGACGATGATTTTTTTCTGAAAGTGATGAGAGAGTTCGAAAACGATGCCACGGTGCGCTTGACGGCCGAGTGTCCGCTACGGCCCGGTACGAAAGCTGGCGATCATTTCGCTAGCGTCATGTACCGAACGAAGGCACAATATCGGGCCGCAAACGGTGAGCAGAAATCAATTGACCTCATTGTGAAGTTAAAGCCGACGGTGGATGGGTTAAAGAAGGAGctgctggatgatgatgactttTTTGGAAGAGAAATCCGTATGTACAGTGACGTGCTTCCGCGAATGGGTCAGCTGTTGGCGGGCATCGGAGAGGACTACAAGTACCCCAG ATTGATCTATTCGTCTCGCAAGCCTCATACCATCCTTGTGCTGAAGGACATAAGCTCCGAAGGATGGGTTACGCAAGGGTTGGTGCCCACATTCGAGGAACTGAAGCCCACCGTGCGTAATATTGCGAAATTTCACGTCGCCTCGATGGCACTAGCACAAAGTGTAAGCCACATTGCACCGTTACGGGGGTTGGTCCTCAATTTTGCTAATTTTGAAGAATACTTTTGCCAGGACCCAACGTTCGCGGTCCTGAACAAATGCACCGTACTGGACACATTTCGAACGATGAAACCCATGACGGATGCTTGTTTTGCGTCGTTCATTCGCTTCGTGAGCGACACTCTGAACCTACCCGAGTTTGTTGGACCACTGGAACGCTTTCATCTGCAGTTGTACTATCATCTGAAGGCGGCGTACGCGACATCGTCCGTCTGCGCGAACGTGCTCATCCATGGagatttccatttcaaaaaCCTACTCCATCTACGGTGTGCGGACAAAATTAGCGACACCATGTTCGTGGACTACCAGATGTGTGGCTGGGCCTCACAGGTGGTGGATCTGGTTTATCTCACCTATATGATACCGGAGCAGTCGGTTAAGGACAATCATCGCGATGAGATTGTGTACTGTTACCATCAGACTTTCGGTAGCATCCTGCGACAACTGCAAATGGGCGATCACGTTCCCAGACTGATCGATCTACAAGCGGAACTTTTGCGTGTGG AACTCTTCCACTACGTTGTGTTCTCGGCGTTTCGCTACATCGATATGTCCACGGTTGATCCAGAAGCGTTTTTCTTGGGGCGCATCGAAAATCCCGCATTCGAGATGGCAGAATTTAGACGTACCATCGCAAAGGAGTTGAACCGATTCCGGCACCAAGGAGTCTTGGAGTAG